The Rhodothermales bacterium sequence GGCCGCGGACGAGTCGACTACGTTTGTAGCCTGACATCCTTCGCCTTTAGCTGAACGGCACGCGTTCCTTTCCAGACGCGCTCCTCAACATTGAACAGCATCTCGAGAGGTTCACCACTCTCGCGACTGTGCATCACGGCGTCCAGTCTGTCAACGAGCCCGAACCCGATCACATCCAGCGGCCGGCCGCTATCTTGCCTGACACTGAATTTGAGGTGGCTGTCGTCCCGACCGACCGACCGCGGACGCCCCACGACCTGCAGATCGGAGGACCTGAACACCGGGTTGCGGTTCGAGGGGCCGTACGGTTCAAACTGAGTGAGGAGCGCCAGAAATCTCCTGTCTACCTCGTCCAGCGCCAGAGTCGAATCATAGTTGATGGACGGGATGAAGCTGTCCGCAGAAGCGAGCTCGCCAACGGCGGCATTGAAGCGCTCGCTGAATTCTGCAATTCTCTCGGTACGGATCGACAGCCCGGCCGCGTAGTTGTGACCGCCGAAGTCCTCGACGAGGTCTTCGCAGGTCCGGATCGCTTCGTAGATGTTGATGCCATGGATGGAGCGTGCCGAGCCCTTCGCCACACCGTTCACTGTTGTGAGCAGGATCGTAGGCCGGACAAACCGTTCAACCAGTCGACTGGCAACGATTCCGATGACGCCGGGATGCCACTCGGCTTCGTGCAATACGATCCCGTTGACGTCCTGCCGGGCAAAAAGAGCTTCCGCTTTCAGCACCGCATCGTCGACCGTTTCCCGATCGATCGCTTTTCGCCGGTCATTCGTCTTCTCCAGGATAGCGGCGAGGCGGTCTGCGTCACGATCGTCCTCCGCAAGCATCAGGTCAACCGCGCGGCCGGCGTCGCCCAGACGACCAGCGGCGTTGATACGCGGTCCGAGGGCGAAGAGGATCTGGGATGTCGAACACGTTGAAAGATCAGCGCCGGCGTGGCGCGCAAGGGCGCGAAAACCGGTCGATGGGTTCGTGTGCAATTTGTGCAGCCCTTCCCTCATCAGGACTCTATTCTCACCGTCGATAGGGACGATGTCACTGGCGATGGACACGGCAACGAGGTCAAGGAAGCCACGAACCTCCTCTTCGGCTTCACCCAGGGTGGCCGAGGTTGCCTGGGCAAGCTTGAACCCGATGCCGCAGCCGGACAGTTCGTCGAAGGGGTAGCTGCAATCCGGACGTTTGGGATCGAGGACGGCGACCGCCTCCGGCACCTCGTTCTTGACCGTATGGTGGTCGCAAATGATAAGATCGATCCCGAGGGATTTCGTGTACGCCGCTTCCTCAAATGCGGTGATGCCACAGTCAAGTGCGATAATGAGTGAGGCGCGACGTTCGCGAGCCACGTCGATTCCGGCGGCGCTCAACCCGTATCCGTGGTCGACACGATGTGGCACGAAGTAGCTTACATCGACACCGCGCCGGCGCAGGAATGCCGTCATGAGGGCCGTGGCCGTCGTTCCGTCGACGTCATAGTCCCCATACACCATCACGCGTTCACCACCCTGAATTGCACGAACAACGCGGTCTACCGCTTTGTCCATGTCTTTCATCAGAAAAGGATCGAGGATGTCTGCAGACGAGGGCCGGAAGAAGTGTCGTGCCTTCTCGTAGGAATCGATGCCTCGAAGAACGAGAGCACGGGCCAGGGGCAGGGGGATGTCGTTCAGCTGGG is a genomic window containing:
- the recJ gene encoding single-stranded-DNA-specific exonuclease RecJ, translating into MDFQWRLRQPDNPDLVQQLSAQLNDIPLPLARALVLRGIDSYEKARHFFRPSSADILDPFLMKDMDKAVDRVVRAIQGGERVMVYGDYDVDGTTATALMTAFLRRRGVDVSYFVPHRVDHGYGLSAAGIDVARERRASLIIALDCGITAFEEAAYTKSLGIDLIICDHHTVKNEVPEAVAVLDPKRPDCSYPFDELSGCGIGFKLAQATSATLGEAEEEVRGFLDLVAVSIASDIVPIDGENRVLMREGLHKLHTNPSTGFRALARHAGADLSTCSTSQILFALGPRINAAGRLGDAGRAVDLMLAEDDRDADRLAAILEKTNDRRKAIDRETVDDAVLKAEALFARQDVNGIVLHEAEWHPGVIGIVASRLVERFVRPTILLTTVNGVAKGSARSIHGINIYEAIRTCEDLVEDFGGHNYAAGLSIRTERIAEFSERFNAAVGELASADSFIPSINYDSTLALDEVDRRFLALLTQFEPYGPSNRNPVFRSSDLQVVGRPRSVGRDDSHLKFSVRQDSGRPLDVIGFGLVDRLDAVMHSRESGEPLEMLFNVEERVWKGTRAVQLKAKDVRLQT